DNA sequence from the Microcoleus sp. bin38.metabat.b11b12b14.051 genome:
AATAATTAGCCGGAAAATTAGTAAACTGGCTCAGGATACCCGATCGCATTTTAAAATAAAGCAAGTTAGGTCGATCGCCCGTGGCACAATCAGATGCTATTAAACAAGGGATTTACCCACAGCTTTAGCTCAGTATAATCCATATAATGCAAGTATTCGGGCTCGATCGCCCATTTCCGGGTCGATCCCAATAATGAAGTAATATTATAGGCGATCGCACAACCGCTATCAAACTTTCCCAATCGTCCTAATCGACTCCTGCGCCGCTCATTGGCAGAAAAACATTAAATGTAGTTTGACCGGGAATCGATTCCACTTCTATTTTTCCCTGATGTTTTTGCACAATCTTCTTCACAATATCTAGCCCCAATCCGCTACCTTCTCCCGCAGGCTTAGTAGTAAAAAAAGGCTCAAATATTTTAGATTTAATCTCTTCTGGTATACCCTTACCGCTGTCGGTGACACCAATCTTCGCCAGCCCGTCTTGTTGGGCAAAATCAATTGTGAGAGTGCCTCTATAATCCATTGCTTGCAAAGCATTATGAACCAGATTTGTCCACACTTGATTTAGTTCGTCTGGATAGCACAGGATCGGCGGGATTTCGGCATAGTTTCTTACTACTTCAACTCCTTGTTTGAGTTGGTTTTGATAAAGAGTTAAGATTGTTTCAATACCTTCTGTAATGCTGGCTGCTGTCTTTTCCCCCGACTGTTCGTAACGGGCATAGGTTTTTAAGGCAAACACGACTTTTGATGCTCTGTCTGTGGCTGTGTCGATCGTGGCGAGGCCTCTTTTTAATTCAGAAAGTTTGTAGGCGATTTCTAGGACTTGCAAGTTATCGGATTTTTGCAGCAGCGGCACAAAGCTGTCAATTTCATCATACACTCCCATCATCACTAGGCGATCGGCTGCGGTATCTGGATCTACTATTCCTAATTCTTCCAGTTTGCCTCTTAAAGCTCTCTTCAATTTTCGTTCCTCTTTCGTTGATAAGCTTGTTTCTTTTTCGAGAGAACGCTTGAGTAAATTCAAGAAATTATCTGCTTCTTCTGTCGAGAGAGATTGAAAAAGTTCCGGCAACTGTTCTAGAGTTTGATTTAAGAACTTAGAAACATTACCAGCAGAGGAGCGAATCGCGCCCAGAGGAGTGTTAACTTCGTGAGCAACTCCGGCAACCAGTTGTCCTAAAGCTGCCATTTTTTCAGATTGAATCAGTTCTTCTTGGGTAGCTTCGAGATAGCTTAAAGCTTGTGATAATTCTTGGGTGCGTTCTGCGACTTGGGCTTCTAAATTCCCATATAGTTGGGCATTTTCTATCGAGATCGCCGCCTGAGAAGACAAGATGTTTAAAACTGCTAATCTATCGGGAGTAAAAGCGTTTGTTGTCAGACTATTTTCGAGGTAGAGAATGGCAATAATTTTGCCTTGGTGTTGGATTGGCAGGCACAGAACTGACTTGGGTTGGTGTTCAATTATATAAGAATCGTTGATGTTTTGGCTTTGTTTCGGTACATTGTTGTAGAGCAAAAGTTCTTCAGTTCTGGCTGCGTAGTTAATCAGACTTATGGGAATTTTTCTGCTACTTTCCAGGGGGATGGATTGGAGGACTATGTTTTCTGAAGTGTCGCTAGTTCCCACAACTTCGACTATTAAGTTGCCTCCTCGGTACAAAATCAAAGCGCCTTTGGAAGCCCCAGCATTTTCAATTGCCGTTTGCATCAAAGTTGAGAGCAATTTGTCAAGCTCAATTTCCCCTGAAAGAGCTTGAGATGCTTTGATAACTGTTGCCAAGTCTAGAAATCCTGACATTTCAAAACTGCTAGTCATTGAGAGGGTGATATCCGTCGTCGGGGAAAGTATTCGACCTGTCTGCAAGCTGGTTTTACTGTTTATAATTGGGGCGAGTAATTGCGGGTAGCATTTTTCTAAATCCTCAACTTTTGCCTTAGCGCCCCAGCGTGCGTAAGCATAGTAAGCATCAGTTAAATAGATTCGGGCAATTTTTTCTTTACCCCAGCTTAGGTAGAATTTAGCCGCGAGTTCGTGGGCGAGGGCTTCATCATTAATGTACTCGTTTTGTTGCGCTAGTGCAATTGCGCGATCGTACATTTCGACTGCCTCCAGTCTTTCTCCTAGCACCCCATGCCGTTCGGCTTCTACTAGATAGAATTTATGTAAATGATTCATCGGAGCATGATGCGCCCACTTTTGCATTTTTCCTTGGTTATTTTTAACCCGATTGAGTATAACCTCTTGTTCTGAACTTGAAGCCTCAGCAAATACAGCTAAATGTGCCAGAGAATCATAAAAATGGAATAGAGGAACGCAGATCAGTGCTGTCACGCTGCCTAGATATTTTTCGGCTAAAACAGCATTTTTAATGGCTTCATGATGTTGGCTAAACACGAAATTTAAAATCAGTTTATAGAGGTATAATTGATGAATTTGACAGCCATCATTTGCTCTAATAGCAGTTGTTAGTGCTTCCTCTTCATTGTATACCTCACCAATTAAACAAGTGGGATTTTCATTATTACCTGAAAAATTCAGGACTACTTGCCGAACTAATGCAATCCAAGTCAATAAAACTTCTTGTCTAATTTTACTAATAGCCTTACTGTATGTTGATATCTTTTGTTCTGCCTCCGTAAGCTCTTGACCCAAAAAACATGAGACATCGCATATATGAAATGCACAATGACCAGCCATTTCAAAGTCTCCACTTTCCACTGCACTTTGATATCCCTCAATCAAAATGGGTAGTGCTTCTCTGAGATGTTTTTTCCAGTGTACGATCAAAGAACCCCAGACATTGAATACCTTAGCCTTGACTTTCTGAACATTGAACCGCTCAGCCAATTTTGCAGCTAAGTAACCAAATTGATAACCCATTTCTATGTCTTGGACTACTCCACAGAGGATTAATCCGTAAATAGAATAACCAAATGACGACCAGGTGGCCTTGCCATATTTGAGTGACAAATTAACCATTTTGCACCCAATGAGTAACATCACTGTTGGTACAGCAACATAAGCAGCAGGAGCAATACTTGATAAGATGTACATGACTGCTAACGGTTCTGGTTCAGTCATTTCTGGCAGGTTAATTAAGGCTTCGACTTCGTGTTCAGCACAGAGCAAAGCAGTTTCTTCTAGTCCTTGTTGAATATCCGACTGGCTGGGCGATTCTGGTAAAATTACTCCCAACTGCTTGAGGACTTGCAGCCCAATGTTAATAGCTTCTGTGAGTTTACCCTGGGAGGCAGACGCTTGAATTTTTGCATCATAGGCTTTCACTTTGTCCAGAATCGAAATCGCTTCTTGCAGAACAATATTAGCGAATTTATCCATCTGCTCAAACTCACCATTGAGATAACCCACCTCTGCTGCTTCCGAGTACAAAGCCAATGATAGGCTATACTGATTCTGCCAAGGATCTAGTGCTAACAATTCCAGTCCCGTAGTTAAATATCTTTTCGCAGCACCATAGGCTATGGAACTTTTCGCTCTACGTCCAGCGATTAAATTCAATTGAGCTAATTCATCTCGCTCAGTTTGAGCAATAATTAACTCCTTGCCCATGTTCAAATGGTTGACAATATCAAAAATTTTATCTTCTGTTTGTTCTGCGGTAGGGGCATCGCCTCCGTGTCCGCCCTTCCTCAGCAACAGTTGCCCTATTTTGAGGTGAGTCGATTGTTTTTGAGATTCCGGAATTAAAGAATATGCTGCTTGCTGGACGCGATCGTGTAAAAATTTATAGGGAACCGATAAATCAGATGTTTGTGCCACCTCTGAGGATTCCGAATCTTGAAAAAACTTGTAAACTTCGCTGATGGGAATCACTAACCCCTCTTGCAGCGCTTTCCACAATTCATCTGCCGTTTCCACCTGGGATTTTTCACGGACAACTGCCAAGGTTGCCAAGTCAAATTGGTTGCCGATACAAGCAGCTAGTTTCAAAACATCCTGGGTATTTGCAGGCAGCTTTTGCAACTTGAGCGCCATAAACTCGACTACATCGTCAGTCAAAGCAAGGGCGGTCACTCGGGCAATATCGCACTGCCAAGACGCTGAACTAACGTCAAAAGAAATCAACCCATCTATCTGGAGGAATTTGAGGAATTGCGTAGCGAAGAAAGGATTGCCTTGAGTTTTGCTGAATACGAGTTCTGTTAAAGGAGTTGCTCGTTCTAAAGGACAAATTAGGCTATCGGCAATCAACCGATTTAGGGCTGGTTTATCTAAGGGCGCTAAGGTAATTTGATTGACTGGTAATGAGTTTTTGCGGATCTCGTCCAAGGTCAAAATTAGCGGATGGGCACCGAAAACTTCGTTATCCCGATAGGCTCCGATTAACAGTAAATAGCGGGTATCCGTCTCACTTACTAGCAACTGCATTAGCTTCAGGGAAGCAGAATCAGCCCACTGCAAATCATCCAAGAAAATGACTAAAGGATGCTCTTTGGTAGCGAATAGTCCGATAAATTTACCAAAGAGTAAATTAAAGCGATTTTGAGCCGCACTTCCCTCTAGTTCTTGGATTTTTGGCTGCTTGCCGATCAGGTGTTCTAATTCAGGGATGACATCGATAATTACCTGGGCATTTTCACCCAAAACTTTTAAGATTTTGGCTTGCCATTGCTGCACTTTAGTGCTGGTTTCTGTGAGGAGTTGCCGCATCAAATTCTGGAAGCCTTGCACCCAGGCCCAAAAGGGGATATCGCGCTTGAATTGGTCAAATTTCCCTTTGATGAAGTAGCCCCGCTGGCGGACGATGGGTTTGTGTACTTCGTTGACGGCGGCGGTTTTGCCAATGCCGGAAAAGCCGGCTACTAGCATGATTTCGGTATTGCCTTGGCTGACGCGATCGAATGCTGCTAATAATGTGTTAACTTCGGTTTCTCTGCCGTAGAGTTTTTCGGGTATGGCGAAGCGATCGCAAATATCTCTACTTGCTAAGGTAAACTGGTTAATTTGGCCTGTTGCTTGCCACTGCTGGTAACAGGTTTCTAGGTCATATCTGAGTCCGAAAGCACTTTGATAGCGTGCTTCTGGGTTTTTTGCCATCAATTTCAGGATGATGTCATTCAGGATTGCGGGGATGCTTGGGATGATTTCGATTGGGGGAGTTGGAGTCTTGGCAAGATGCGAGTGAACTAACTCCATCGCGTCGTTACATTTGAAGGGTAATTGTCCTGTTAGCAGTTCGTAAAATGTGACTCCCAGCGAGTAGAAATCGGTGCGGTAGTCGATACCTCGATTCATTCTACCCGTTTGTTCGGGAGACATATAATTTAGCGTCCCTTCGAGAACGTTAGGGCTTTTAATTTCTTGATTTTCTCGGGGTAAAAGGGAAGAGATACTGAAGTCGATGATTTTGACTTCTAGGGTGTTGGGATTAATTAGAATATTCTGAGGTTTGATATCTTTGTGAATAATTCTAGCGTGATAAAGTCCTTCTAAGACTTGAACTGTTTGAATTGCTATCGATAAAAAATCGGCGGTACTGAGTTGGTGAAGGGCGGTATATTCTGAAATAGAGATGCCGCCAAAATCTTCCATTACTAAAGCAAAACCGTTGCGGTAGTTGGAGAGTGCCAGGGGTTTGATTATTCCTGTTATGTCGAGATTTTTGGTAATGGTGTACTGATTGCGAAACTGTATGAGTTCGTTGAAAGTAGGATATTCACTTTCCAGGATTTTGATTGCGACGGGTTTTTGGTCTGCCGAAAGCCCTCGATAAACCTGGGTTTTAGAGCCGTTGTAAATGCGATCGAGGATGCGATATCCGGGAATTGTTAGTGAAGTGTCAGCCATGAGATTTTAGGTTTTAGATTATAGATTATAGATTTTAAATTTTAGTAACTAACCGTAGTGTGTGTCAGGGGGTGTTTTTTGAGTCGGTAGTCAAAACATTCTAACCTGACGCACCCTACTACAATAGACTCAACCCTGTTTGTCAGGTGCGTCGCTATCAGATTGTCGATATTTATTTGGGAATTTTTCATGGCGACGCACCCTACGACTTGTGAATTTTAAGATTTTCGGCAAGGACTAAATGACACCCGATGAAAGACAGACGCACCGCAACGTTCTAAAGCTAATTTATGTTTTTTGGTACCATATCCTTTGTTGTTTGTCAAGTCATATTCGGGATACTTGAGGGCCATCCGCAGGATTAATTCATCGCGCCAAACTTTGGCGACAATGCTGGCGGCGGCAATCTGAATCGATCGCGAATCACCCTTAATCATCGTCACTTGTTCGATCGACAAATTGGGTATTCTTTGATTGCCGTCTACCAAACACAAATCAGGCTGAACATTTAACTTCAAAATCGCGCGCTTCATTGCCAACAAAGAAGCTTGCAAAATATTCAGGCGATCGATCTCCCGCACCGAAGCTGCACCAATTTGACAGTCAACCGCCACAGCCCGGATTTGGATGGCTAACCGACTCCGGGCTGCGGCACTCAACTGTTTGCTGTCGCGGACTCCGCAACTTACTAATTCACCCTGAACTTCGTCGGGCAAAATGCAGGCGGCAGCCACCACTGGCCCGAACAAAGCTCCTCTTCCTACTTCATCGACACCTGCAATTATGCGAGGGAGAGAGGGAGATTGGGAGAGGGTGAGAGGGGGAGAGATGGAAAGATGGAAAGATGGGAAGAGAGTAAAAATTTCTTCTTCTCCCTTCTTCCCTCTTCCTTCTTCCCTCTTCCTTCTTCCTTCTTCCTTCTTCCTTCTTCCTTCTTCCTTCATAAATCACTCATCCAAAACGGCTGACGAGCGGCGGCGGCGGCGGCGGTTGATAGCAGGCTCTTCGGGTTCGCTGGGCTGGCTCGACTCGTGCTCTTCGATCGACTCGTGCTCTTCGATCGACTCGTGCTCTTCGATCGATTCGTGCTCTTCGATCGACTCGTGCTCTTCGATCGACTCGTGTTGTTGGTAGGAGAAGCCGATCGGATCGTCGGTTTCATCTAGAGGAGCAAAATCATCAGTTTCGTCGTCGATCGAACTCTCCCCGTAAATTTGGGCTTCCTCATCCTCAGAAAATACAGGCTCAGCTTCTGACATTTCTGGATAATAATCCCTTTCCTCAACATCCTCTGCTGCCGTCGGCGCCTCAAATTCAAATTCGAGCTGCTCAAAAGGCGGCTTGTTCGGGGCCGCTCCCGGGAGAGTCACCGAAACGATCGCATTCTTAGGATTTTTGACGCTGCGATCCGTCAGCACCAAGGGAGAAACGCCCATCAGAGCATAAACATCCTGTTCCTCGGGTGTCATTTCCACCGAAATCACCTCCGGAGGCTCCACCATCGGCTTCATCAACTCAGATTTAGCTGGGCGCACGCGATCGAAATCCTCGCGCCTGCCAACAGTCGCCATATTCACCAGCCCGAAGCCCTCGGAAGCTGCGCGGATGCCGGGGGGTGCCTGATACTCTGAGCGCGTTTCGGCGACGGGGGCGCTTTGAGTATTCGGCAGTCGCAGCTTGCTGCGTACCGGTTCCTCCTCTGCTGCTACGACAAAAGCCTCTTCGCCAATCCGGCGGCGGCGGCGCCTTCTCGTTCCGTTCCCCAAATCCTGATAGCTGGGATGGTTGAGTAAGTCCAAAGCCGAGGCGTTGCCGCCAGCCTCCACAAAATCTAAACTTTCGCTCTGAGGTTCCCAAGCAGCCCGAGCAGGTTCGGGAGAACGTTCTTCTCTGACTGGAGCAGGAGTTGCAGAAGCTACGGGCGCCAAGCTGCGGCGTTCCAATCCTTCTGGCAAGTTCAGCATCACCCGGTTGGAGGTAGCCACAGTGCGATCGGCTCCGTCGCGCACTGCTGCGGCGAAATCTTCTTCGCCCGGGAGTTGCACCAAATGACCCAGCCCGCTGCAAGTGGGGCAACTGTGGCCGAACAACTCGTAAATATTTTGACCTTGGCGTTTGCGGGTGAGTTCTACCAGTCCCAATTCTGAGAGTTGAGCGATTTGCGGTCGAGATTTGTCAGCTTTGAGAGCTTTATTGAAATGTTCCAGCACCTGCAACTGATCGCGGCGGGATTCCATGTCAATAAAGTCAACAATAATCACCCCGGCAATATTCCGCAGCCGAAGTTGGCGGGCAATTTCGGTTGCTGCTTCGCAATTTGTCCAGAGTACAGTTTCGCGAGCTGTTGCCGATCGAGTAAACGAACCAGAGTTGACATCAATTACCGTCAGTGCTTCTGTCGGCTCAATAATCACATAACCGCCCGAAGGTAAATCTACCCTCGGTCTGAGGGCTTCTCGAATCGCAGCATTGACGCGGAAAAATTCTAAAATCGAGGCGCGCTCTCGGTGGTGGTCGATCAAAACTCCCGCAGGAAGTTTACCACCGTTCCAGCTCATCAACTGCTGCTTCACCCGCTTAATGCCATTTTGCGAGTCAACCACAATCCGGTTCACATCACCGCTGAACATATCCCGCAGCACCCGCTGAATAAAATCGTCATCGCGGTTGAGCAGTGCCGGCGCCCGCGTGGAACCGCCTTCGAGTTGAACGGCTTCCCACTGCTTTTGCAAGACTTCCAAATCTTCCATGATGGCTTCTTCGGTCATGCCTTCGGCTTCGGTGCGTACCAGCAGCCCCATTCCGGCCGGTTTCACCAAAATAGCTAGGGCTCTGAGGCGGTTGCGCTCGGCTTCCGACTTGATGCGGCGGGATAGATTGACTCCCCTGCCGTAGGGCATCAGTACCAAATAGCGGCCGGGCAGGGTAATATTGCCTGTCAGCCGAGGGCCTTTGCTGCCCGTCGGTTCTTTCATCACCTGTACCAGCACTTTTTGCTGGGGGGTGAGGAGTTCTGTAATTGCTCCTGCCGATCGTTTGAGCCGCAGCGGGCCGAGGTCTGTGACGTGCATGAACCCGTTGCGTTCTGGGTCGCCAATATTGACGAAGGCCGCATCTATCCCGGGGAGTACATTTTCGACAATTCCCAAGTAGATGTCGCTGACTTGGTGGCTCCCTGTGGCTACCACGAGTTCTTGGATTTGATCTTCTGAAAAAACGGCAGCAATGCGATGCTGCTCTGCTATAACTATCTGCTTTGTCATTCAATTTCCTCAAAAAACTGGCAGCAAGTTAGAGACACTAACGCTGAAAAGTGCCTCTGACTTTAACTGTAATTAGTAGTAGCTTGAAGAGTTATTAGCTGTGAGTTGGTGGAGGGTGGAATGAAATTTAACTGTTAACTGTTAACTGTTAACTGTTGACTGTTAACTGTTAACTATTAACTGTTGACTATTAACTGTTAACTGTTAACTGTTACAGATAAAAAAGTAGTTAAACCCGCCCGATCGAGAGTTATGAGTTATGCTCAGCAGATAAATCTGAGAGATAGAAATAAGGAGGCTTTTATCGAGTTAGCAAGATTGATTTTTAAGTTGAGAATTGCTTTTCTCAAAACTTCAAAATTCAACAGTTGCAACTCTTCCTTTGAACTCAGCGAATAAATTCAGCGAAACTCTCACCAATTTCTTAACACACAACTGAACACACAACTGAACACTACGAACTGATAACTCCGCTTGCGTGGTGGTTGAGGGCTGGTGCAAGAGCGAAAGTTAAGTAGGAGTGAAAGCGCCTAGACTTTTGTTGAATTCTTGCGCGATCGCACTCAACAGACTCTTCTTTTGGCATTCGACTGCAACTTCCGCCCCAGCCAACCCTAAAACCAGGTGAGTCGGTTTTAGATTTTAGATTTAAAATTTTAGATCTTAGATTGACTCCAGAGATGAATCTGGGAGCTTGAACCTTAGTCTAAAATTTTGTGATCTCGACGAATTAAGTCCGGGCTTGTATCCGTTTTCGATCGAGGTCAAAACATCTATTGTTGAATACCCGCTCTGCGACTTGAACCATGAGATTTTTGACTAAGCCGACGATCGACAACCACTCGATCGAGCGAAATTAATCGATAAATTTGGTTCATGCTCCGCTCCTGCGGGTTTAGCGCTAGATTTAGCCCGTAAATGTACAAAAAGGCTTGAAGTCTTGAACAGAAGCAATTTGCACCCAGCCCGCGTTGCTGGTTGACTCTTAGTGACGAGCGACTAAAGCGCTCAAGCCACTGCGGCTTCCATAACAAGCAATTATAGCTTGATACTCCCCACTGATGAATCAGCGGGATTCTTGAATGAATCCGAAAACTCTCAAAGGCGTTATCAAAGCACCTCTAGACGATCAAAACAACTACCAGTACAAAAGGTATTGCAATTACGCTTACTTTTCAATTGTTTGCTTTCATAATCCATCACTTTCGCCAGATAGGTACGCTTCACATTCTGCCGTTACTCGTCAGTTATACAGGCTTACTACTCCTTAAGGAGTGTGGTGGCTCACTGTGCCGGGATTTCTCCGATACTAGAATGTTTCAACACGTAGATGGTTTTTTTACTTACAATCCAAATTATAATGAATCTTTCGACCAATTGTGTAAACAAATATTGAAGGCGGTTAAAACCGCAGCCGCGTTCCTCCCCATGTCCAAAGCCCGGGGCTTCCCGCTCGTTTTTCTGTGAAACGATACATCCCGATAGGGATGCCCTAGTGAAATATTCCACCACGGCTTCCCTATTTTAACCATAACCTAGGATTAGCTGACTGCGTTGAACTTGCAGAAGCTGAATTTCTTGCTGGCTAACTTGTTCGAGCATGAAAACAAGATGTTCCGGCTTGAGCAAGCTACCGTCGCTGCGACAACTGCCGGTATAGCGCAACACGGCTGTAGCTTCAGATTGCTGTACGAGTTCTAGTTTGTGCAGTCGATCGCGCAAATTGACATCCTGCGTCTTCCCCGACTTAGTAGTGTGCGCCCGCCAAAAAGCCTCTGTTTGGGCGATCGTCTTCACCCAAGCTTCCCAGTTGCCACCATCCGCGACACAGACACCAGTAGAATTCATGCCTTCAGATCCGTCATTTTCCGGCAGAGAGCCTGTTGCAGCGACAGTAATCACGTACTCCGCGGCTTCTAGCAACTGACTGGCAGAAGGAGCCTTGAGGTCGATTTGCTCCACCTTGTAAATCGGGATATTTTCCGGCAAAGTCGCCGCCAATTTTTCCCGAAACATCTCCAGAGCGATCGGCTCAGTGAGTTCAAAATCAGCAATTTCCCCGGTACTGGTAACGCCCAGAGGCAGGGCATTTGCCACAGAAATCCGAGGATTCGGGTGGAAGCCGCCAGTAAACGAAATCGGTAAATCGGCCCTGCGGACAACTCGATCGAACAATCGCAGCAAATCCAAATGACCAACCAAAGCCATATCGCCCACCTTCCCAAACCAAACCCGAAAACGCTGTTTCCGTTCTGTATTCGGCACAAACTCCCCAGCAAACTCAGGAATTGGCAACGCATCCACAACCACATTGTGTCCGAAGTCAGTGCCGCAAACCCCACAGCGCGAACATCCTTCAAAGGAACAATCGGGAACCGTCGCGGCTTCCAAAGCCTTTTGCAAGTCAAGTTTTAGCCAGTTTTTATCAATTCCCGTGTCTAGATGATCCCAAGGTAAAGGTCGATCGAGGGAGAGGGGGAGAGAGGGAGAAGAGGAGAGGGGGAGAGAGGGAGAAGAGGAGAGAGGGAGAAGAAGAGAGGGGGAGAGGGGGAGAAGAAGAGATGTGGGAAAATCTTCCTTGATTCCTGTGACTTCTTCCTTATCCCCTCTTCCTTCTTCCTTCTTCCTTCTTCCTTCTTCCTTCTCCTCTTCCTTCTCAAACAGATTCCACTCGCCACTTTCAACTTGGCGGTATTTCCAGGTAAGGCCCGATTGATCGATCGCCCTTGTCCAAGCCTTGTATGCTGTATCCAAGCTTTCCCACCAGGCATCCATACCAGCGCCAAGTTCCCAAGCACGACGGACTACAGGGCCCAAACGTCGATCGCCCCTACCGACAAAATCCTCCATTGCCGAAATCCGCACATCAGTATAATTCACCTTGAGATTTCTCATCCCTTTGAATTCACCCTTCAGCAATTTTTGCTTACGTGAAAACTCGGCAGTAGAAACCGAATGCCACTGAAAAGGAGTGTGAGGCTTAGGCGTAAAATTAGAAATTGTCAAGTTAAAATTCAGTCCGCGTCGGCCATCCAGCCTGCATTCCCTTTGCAACCAGCGGACTGTTTCGGCAATTCCTAGGACATCAAAATCGGTTTCTCCGGGCAAACCGATCATAAAATAGAGCTTAATTTTATCCCAACCGCGATCGACCGCAGTCTTCACACCCCGCAACAATTCTTCATTCGTCAAACCTTTGTTAACGATGTCGCGCATCCGTTGAGTGCCGGCTTCCGGGGCAAAAGTCAAACCGCTTTGCCGCGTGCCGCCGAGAATGTCGGCAATATTATCGTCAAATCTGTCAACCCGCTGACTGGGTAAAGATAGAGAGATATTTTTGTCTTTCAGGCGGTTTTTGATTTCCATCCCGACAGCCGGAAGTGCCAGATAGTCGGAACAACTCAGGGAAAGCAGGGAAAACTCGCTGTGCCCGGTGGCTTTCATCCCTTGTTCGATCGCCTCTACGACTTGTTGCGGTTCCACATCGCGGGCGGGGCGAGTCAGCATTCCCGGCTGACAGAAGCGGCAGCCACGGGTACATCCCCGTCGAATTTCGACTGTCAGTCTGTCGTGTACTGTCTGGACATAAGGCACTAGCCCGATCGAATAAGCTGGTATCGGAGTCGCGACTCGGCGCAGAATTCGATCGGGAACTTCGGGGCGGTTAGGATGAACAGAACCATCGGCCGCCATATCGTAAAATTGGGGGACATAAACGCCGGGAATTTGCGCTAAATCCAGCAACAATGCTTCTCGGCTCAAATTATTAGCTTTCCCTTCTGCCAAAATTAAGCCAATTTCTGGCAGCAATTCTTCTCCATCCCCCAAAGCGATGAAGTCAAAAAAGTCAGCATAGGGTTCGGGATTGGAGGTTGCGGTTTGTCCGCCAGCAAAAATCAGCGGCAAATCCCCGCCATTTTGGGTATTTGTCGCTCTTTCTTTCCAAGTTAGGGGAATGCCGGCTAAATCCAGCATTTCCAGAATGTTTGTGGCTCCGAGTTCGTAGCTGAGGCTGAAACCGAGAATATCAAATTCTGTGAGCGATCGCCTAGATTCTACGGCAAACAGGGGAGTTTTGGTCGATCGCAGTTTTGCAGCCAAGTCTGGTGCGGGTAAATAAGCTCGATCGCACAACTGTCTCGGCAAGGCATTCAAAATATTGTAAAGGATGATGTGTCCCAGATTGGAAGCACCAACTTCATA
Encoded proteins:
- a CDS encoding Rne/Rng family ribonuclease encodes the protein MTKQIVIAEQHRIAAVFSEDQIQELVVATGSHQVSDIYLGIVENVLPGIDAAFVNIGDPERNGFMHVTDLGPLRLKRSAGAITELLTPQQKVLVQVMKEPTGSKGPRLTGNITLPGRYLVLMPYGRGVNLSRRIKSEAERNRLRALAILVKPAGMGLLVRTEAEGMTEEAIMEDLEVLQKQWEAVQLEGGSTRAPALLNRDDDFIQRVLRDMFSGDVNRIVVDSQNGIKRVKQQLMSWNGGKLPAGVLIDHHRERASILEFFRVNAAIREALRPRVDLPSGGYVIIEPTEALTVIDVNSGSFTRSATARETVLWTNCEAATEIARQLRLRNIAGVIIVDFIDMESRRDQLQVLEHFNKALKADKSRPQIAQLSELGLVELTRKRQGQNIYELFGHSCPTCSGLGHLVQLPGEEDFAAAVRDGADRTVATSNRVMLNLPEGLERRSLAPVASATPAPVREERSPEPARAAWEPQSESLDFVEAGGNASALDLLNHPSYQDLGNGTRRRRRRRIGEEAFVVAAEEEPVRSKLRLPNTQSAPVAETRSEYQAPPGIRAASEGFGLVNMATVGRREDFDRVRPAKSELMKPMVEPPEVISVEMTPEEQDVYALMGVSPLVLTDRSVKNPKNAIVSVTLPGAAPNKPPFEQLEFEFEAPTAAEDVEERDYYPEMSEAEPVFSEDEEAQIYGESSIDDETDDFAPLDETDDPIGFSYQQHESIEEHESIEEHESIEEHESIEEHESIEEHESSQPSEPEEPAINRRRRRRSSAVLDE
- a CDS encoding TIGR03960 family B12-binding radical SAM protein; this encodes MAVKVEELLTAEINQPARYLGNELGAARQPWDSASVRWVLTYPEVYEVGASNLGHIILYNILNALPRQLCDRAYLPAPDLAAKLRSTKTPLFAVESRRSLTEFDILGFSLSYELGATNILEMLDLAGIPLTWKERATNTQNGGDLPLIFAGGQTATSNPEPYADFFDFIALGDGEELLPEIGLILAEGKANNLSREALLLDLAQIPGVYVPQFYDMAADGSVHPNRPEVPDRILRRVATPIPAYSIGLVPYVQTVHDRLTVEIRRGCTRGCRFCQPGMLTRPARDVEPQQVVEAIEQGMKATGHSEFSLLSLSCSDYLALPAVGMEIKNRLKDKNISLSLPSQRVDRFDDNIADILGGTRQSGLTFAPEAGTQRMRDIVNKGLTNEELLRGVKTAVDRGWDKIKLYFMIGLPGETDFDVLGIAETVRWLQRECRLDGRRGLNFNLTISNFTPKPHTPFQWHSVSTAEFSRKQKLLKGEFKGMRNLKVNYTDVRISAMEDFVGRGDRRLGPVVRRAWELGAGMDAWWESLDTAYKAWTRAIDQSGLTWKYRQVESGEWNLFEKEEEKEEGRRKKEEGRGDKEEVTGIKEDFPTSLLLPLSPSLLLPLSSSPSLPLSSSPSLPLSLDRPLPWDHLDTGIDKNWLKLDLQKALEAATVPDCSFEGCSRCGVCGTDFGHNVVVDALPIPEFAGEFVPNTERKQRFRVWFGKVGDMALVGHLDLLRLFDRVVRRADLPISFTGGFHPNPRISVANALPLGVTSTGEIADFELTEPIALEMFREKLAATLPENIPIYKVEQIDLKAPSASQLLEAAEYVITVAATGSLPENDGSEGMNSTGVCVADGGNWEAWVKTIAQTEAFWRAHTTKSGKTQDVNLRDRLHKLELVQQSEATAVLRYTGSCRSDGSLLKPEHLVFMLEQVSQQEIQLLQVQRSQLILGYG